The proteins below come from a single Xyrauchen texanus isolate HMW12.3.18 chromosome 1, RBS_HiC_50CHRs, whole genome shotgun sequence genomic window:
- the LOC127650069 gene encoding ubiquitin carboxyl-terminal hydrolase CYLD-like isoform X2, translated as MSSALWSQEKPAGSFRDDWHFYIVVKECTVEKLGQKTQRIPRGSLGQVCQERNSLGRTIPPSKGKRSLRILDQTNVVVSLDEQNLMELEEKLAELLFPITNCEERYSLLCNRARLDRARDIGCGSKVRVQLRSGDEPLPGVVRFKGALLPDRALSGIWFGVELLEEGRGQGFTEGSYQGQQLFRCEDECGVFVALDKLELWEDDELDVDRVTLVDNDPEVEGDIPPLEINSRVLVQTREGPERGTVIFCDLLPGNESLGYYVGVDMDNPIGDWDGIIDGKLLCNFASLEHTRLVPVCDVMPEYSMQDPRLPKVFASRGGSDKPGCQSKPKIKVGEDPAKSLMDMPPDFNPASSASRAPPTTASLSNDNKFHSLPFSLSRKVGPNGSMSHGPLSLSAGSVMGEQREVSPPAATPSQRPPSPPQGQPGLEVGSMVEVKENPPLCGVIRWVGLPPGLQEPLAGLELEEECVGCTDGTFKGIRYFMCPPKKALFVKLKCCRPDSRFPSLHHSPNPIERCNSIAFGGYLSEVVNENTPPRTENDGLEVMVGKKKGIQGHYNSCYLDSTLFCLFSFSSVLDTVLLRPRSKTDVEYYKETQELLRTEIVNPLRIHGYVCATKIMKLRRILEKVEAASGFTSEEKDPEEFLNILFHHILRVDPLLKLRSAGQKVQDCYFYQIFMDKKDKVLVPTSQQLLEWSFINSDLKFAEAPSCLIIQMPRFGKEFKMFNKIFPSLELDITDLLDDTPRECRICGSLAFYECRECYEDGDITPGKIKQFCEKCNTQVHMHTRRKAHRYVKLSVPKELQESAWRQGSYPHQQMELFAVLCIETSHYVAFVKYGSADSAWLFFDSMADRDGGQNGFNIPQVSPCPEVGAYLKMTPEELHALDPKNIQGFARRLLCDAYMCMYQSTTMSLYK; from the exons ATGAGCTCTGCTCTATGGAGCCAGGAGAAGCCTGCAGGCAGTTTCCGAGATGACTGGCACTTTTACATTGTGGTGAAGGAATGCACAGTGGAAAAGCTAGGCCAGAAGACCCAGCGCATCCCACGCGGCAGCCTTGGCCAGGTGTGCCAGGAACGCAACAGCCTTGGCCGCACTATCCCGCCAAGCAAGGGGAAGCGCAGTCTCCGTATCCTGGACCAGACGAATGTGGTGGTGAGCCTGGATGAGCAAAACTTGATGGAGCTGGAGGAGAAGCTAGCGGAGCTTCTTTTTCCCATCACCAACTGTGAGGAGCGTTACAGCCTGCTGTGCAACAGAGCACGACTGGACAGGGCCCGTGACATTGGCTGCGGATCAAAAGTGCGTGTTCAGCTGAGGTCTGGCGACGAGCCGCTTCCAGGCGTGGTTCGCTTTAAAGGAGCCTTGCTGCCTGACCGAGCATTGAGCGGGATCTGGTTTGGTGTTGAATTGCTA GAGGAGGGCCGGGGTCAGGGTTTTACCGAGGGCTCTTATCAGGGTCAGCAGCTGTTTCGATGTGAAGATGAATGCGGTGTCTTTGTTGCATTGGATAAACTTGAGCTTTGGGAAGATGACGAGCTGGATGTTGATCGTGTGACGCTAGTGGATAATGACCCGGAAGTGGAAGGCGACATCCCGCCACTGGAGATCAACTCTAGAGTGTTGGTACAGACACGAGAAGGCCCAGAAAGGGGCACCGTTATCTTCTGTGACTTACTGCCTGGCAATGAGAGTCTCGGATATTACGTTGGTGTTGATATG GACAATCCCATTGGAGACTGGGATGGGATCATCGATGGCAAACTGCTGTGTAATTTTGCTAGTCTTGAGCACACCCGACTCGTCCCCGTCTGTGATGTGATGCCAG AATACTCCATGCAGGATCCGAGGCTGCCTAAAGTCTTTGCCAGCAGGGGCGGCAGTGACAAGCCTGGCTGCCAGAGCAAACCAAAGATCAAAG TCGGTGAGGACCCAGCCAAATCACTGATGGACATGCCCCCAGACTTCAACCCGGCCTCATCCGCCTCTCGAGCTCCTCCTACAACCGCCTCACTGTCCAATGATAACAAGTTCCACTCGTTGCCCTTCAGTTTGAGCCGCAAAGTTGGCCCCAATGGGAGTATGAGCCACGGCCCCCTGTCCCTGTCTGCAGGCTCAGTGATGGGGGAGCAGCGGGAGGTCTCGCCACCTGCAGCCACACCTTCCCAGAGGCCACCGTCTCCCCCACAAGGCCAGCCAGGGTTAGAGGTCGGGTCAATGGTGGAGGTCAAAGAGAACCCACCACTGTGTGGGGTCATTCGCTGGGTTGGTCTACCTCCAGGACTACAGGAGCCACTTGCTGGGCTGGAGCTG GAGGAGGAGTGTGTGGGTTGCACTGATGGCACATTTAAAGGGATACGTTATTTCATGTGTCCACCTAAGAAAGCTCTGTTTGTCAAACTGAAATGCTGCAGACCTGACTCACGATTCCCATCCTTACATCATTCACCCAACCCCATAGAACGATGCAACTCCATAG CATTTGGCGGTTACCTGAGTGAAGTAGTTAATGAGAACACTCCTCCTCGGACAGAGAATGATGGCTTGGAGGTGATGGTGGGAAAGAAGAAAGGAATTCAAGGACATTATAACTCCTGCTATCTGGACTCCACTCTATTTTG tctttTCTCTTTTAGTTCTGTGTTGGATACAGTGCTCCTGAGGCCCAGATCTAAGACAGATGTGGAATATTACAAAGAGACACAAGAGTTACTGCGCACAGAAATCGTCAACCCACTGCGGAT ACATGGGTATGTGTGTGCCACTAAAATCATGAAACTTAGGAGGATATTGGAGAAAGTTGAGGCGGCATCAGGATTCACATCAGAAGAGAAGG ATCCTGAGGAATTCCTTAACATCCTGTTTCATCACATCCTGAGAGTTGACCCACTTCTCAAACTACG GTCTGCAGGGCAGAAGGTGCAGGACTGTTACTTCTATCAAATCTTTATGGATAAGAAAGATAAAGTGCTGGTGCCAACCAGCCAGCAGCTACTAGAATGGTCCTTCATCAACAGTGACCTCAAATTTGCAGAG GCCCCCTCTTGCCTTATAATCCAGATGCCTCGCTTTGGGAaggaatttaaaatgtttaataagatATTTCCTTCTCTGGAGCTTGACATCACAGATCTGTTAGATGACA ccCCTAGAGAATGTCGGATATGTGGTAGTTTAGCTTTTTATGAGTGCAGAGAGTGCTATGAAGATGGCGACATCACACCGGGAAAGATTAAACAGTTCTGTGAAAAGTGCAATACACAG GTACATATGCACACACGACGTAAGGCTCATCGGTATGTCAAGTTATCTGTACCTAAAGAGCTGCAGGAGTCAGCATGGAGACAGGGTTCTTACCCTCACCAGCAGATGGAGCTATTTGCTGTGCTCTGCATTGAAACAAGCCACTATGTCGCATTCGTCAAATACGGATCTGCAGACTCTGCCTGGCTCTTCTTTGACAGTATGGCTGACCGTGATG GCGGCCAGAATGGGTTTAACATTCCCCAGGTGTCCCCATGCCCAGAAGTAGGGGCCTACTTAAAGATGACCCCTGAGGAGCTTCATGCGCTGGACCCAAAGAACATCCAGGGCTTTGCCCGCAGACTTCTCTGTGATGCTTATATGTGCATGTACCAGAGTACTACTATGAGTCTctataaatag
- the LOC127650069 gene encoding ubiquitin carboxyl-terminal hydrolase CYLD-like isoform X1 — protein sequence MSSALWSQEKPAGSFRDDWHFYIVVKECTVEKLGQKTQRIPRGSLGQVCQERNSLGRTIPPSKGKRSLRILDQTNVVVSLDEQNLMELEEKLAELLFPITNCEERYSLLCNRARLDRARDIGCGSKVRVQLRSGDEPLPGVVRFKGALLPDRALSGIWFGVELLEEGRGQGFTEGSYQGQQLFRCEDECGVFVALDKLELWEDDELDVDRVTLVDNDPEVEGDIPPLEINSRVLVQTREGPERGTVIFCDLLPGNESLGYYVGVDMDNPIGDWDGIIDGKLLCNFASLEHTRLVPVCDVMPEYSMQDPRLPKVFASRGGSDKPGCQSKPKIKGLGLQPGSRSKSEFYYTLNGSSVDHPAQSKAKSTWYIDEVGEDPAKSLMDMPPDFNPASSASRAPPTTASLSNDNKFHSLPFSLSRKVGPNGSMSHGPLSLSAGSVMGEQREVSPPAATPSQRPPSPPQGQPGLEVGSMVEVKENPPLCGVIRWVGLPPGLQEPLAGLELEEECVGCTDGTFKGIRYFMCPPKKALFVKLKCCRPDSRFPSLHHSPNPIERCNSIAFGGYLSEVVNENTPPRTENDGLEVMVGKKKGIQGHYNSCYLDSTLFCLFSFSSVLDTVLLRPRSKTDVEYYKETQELLRTEIVNPLRIHGYVCATKIMKLRRILEKVEAASGFTSEEKDPEEFLNILFHHILRVDPLLKLRSAGQKVQDCYFYQIFMDKKDKVLVPTSQQLLEWSFINSDLKFAEAPSCLIIQMPRFGKEFKMFNKIFPSLELDITDLLDDTPRECRICGSLAFYECRECYEDGDITPGKIKQFCEKCNTQVHMHTRRKAHRYVKLSVPKELQESAWRQGSYPHQQMELFAVLCIETSHYVAFVKYGSADSAWLFFDSMADRDGGQNGFNIPQVSPCPEVGAYLKMTPEELHALDPKNIQGFARRLLCDAYMCMYQSTTMSLYK from the exons ATGAGCTCTGCTCTATGGAGCCAGGAGAAGCCTGCAGGCAGTTTCCGAGATGACTGGCACTTTTACATTGTGGTGAAGGAATGCACAGTGGAAAAGCTAGGCCAGAAGACCCAGCGCATCCCACGCGGCAGCCTTGGCCAGGTGTGCCAGGAACGCAACAGCCTTGGCCGCACTATCCCGCCAAGCAAGGGGAAGCGCAGTCTCCGTATCCTGGACCAGACGAATGTGGTGGTGAGCCTGGATGAGCAAAACTTGATGGAGCTGGAGGAGAAGCTAGCGGAGCTTCTTTTTCCCATCACCAACTGTGAGGAGCGTTACAGCCTGCTGTGCAACAGAGCACGACTGGACAGGGCCCGTGACATTGGCTGCGGATCAAAAGTGCGTGTTCAGCTGAGGTCTGGCGACGAGCCGCTTCCAGGCGTGGTTCGCTTTAAAGGAGCCTTGCTGCCTGACCGAGCATTGAGCGGGATCTGGTTTGGTGTTGAATTGCTA GAGGAGGGCCGGGGTCAGGGTTTTACCGAGGGCTCTTATCAGGGTCAGCAGCTGTTTCGATGTGAAGATGAATGCGGTGTCTTTGTTGCATTGGATAAACTTGAGCTTTGGGAAGATGACGAGCTGGATGTTGATCGTGTGACGCTAGTGGATAATGACCCGGAAGTGGAAGGCGACATCCCGCCACTGGAGATCAACTCTAGAGTGTTGGTACAGACACGAGAAGGCCCAGAAAGGGGCACCGTTATCTTCTGTGACTTACTGCCTGGCAATGAGAGTCTCGGATATTACGTTGGTGTTGATATG GACAATCCCATTGGAGACTGGGATGGGATCATCGATGGCAAACTGCTGTGTAATTTTGCTAGTCTTGAGCACACCCGACTCGTCCCCGTCTGTGATGTGATGCCAG AATACTCCATGCAGGATCCGAGGCTGCCTAAAGTCTTTGCCAGCAGGGGCGGCAGTGACAAGCCTGGCTGCCAGAGCAAACCAAAGATCAAAG GATTAGGCCTGCAGCCTGGCAGCAGGAGCAAGTCTGAGTTTTATTATACGCTAAATGGCAGCTCGGTCGATCACCCTGCTCAGTCCAAAGCCAAAAGCACATGGTACATAGATGAAG TCGGTGAGGACCCAGCCAAATCACTGATGGACATGCCCCCAGACTTCAACCCGGCCTCATCCGCCTCTCGAGCTCCTCCTACAACCGCCTCACTGTCCAATGATAACAAGTTCCACTCGTTGCCCTTCAGTTTGAGCCGCAAAGTTGGCCCCAATGGGAGTATGAGCCACGGCCCCCTGTCCCTGTCTGCAGGCTCAGTGATGGGGGAGCAGCGGGAGGTCTCGCCACCTGCAGCCACACCTTCCCAGAGGCCACCGTCTCCCCCACAAGGCCAGCCAGGGTTAGAGGTCGGGTCAATGGTGGAGGTCAAAGAGAACCCACCACTGTGTGGGGTCATTCGCTGGGTTGGTCTACCTCCAGGACTACAGGAGCCACTTGCTGGGCTGGAGCTG GAGGAGGAGTGTGTGGGTTGCACTGATGGCACATTTAAAGGGATACGTTATTTCATGTGTCCACCTAAGAAAGCTCTGTTTGTCAAACTGAAATGCTGCAGACCTGACTCACGATTCCCATCCTTACATCATTCACCCAACCCCATAGAACGATGCAACTCCATAG CATTTGGCGGTTACCTGAGTGAAGTAGTTAATGAGAACACTCCTCCTCGGACAGAGAATGATGGCTTGGAGGTGATGGTGGGAAAGAAGAAAGGAATTCAAGGACATTATAACTCCTGCTATCTGGACTCCACTCTATTTTG tctttTCTCTTTTAGTTCTGTGTTGGATACAGTGCTCCTGAGGCCCAGATCTAAGACAGATGTGGAATATTACAAAGAGACACAAGAGTTACTGCGCACAGAAATCGTCAACCCACTGCGGAT ACATGGGTATGTGTGTGCCACTAAAATCATGAAACTTAGGAGGATATTGGAGAAAGTTGAGGCGGCATCAGGATTCACATCAGAAGAGAAGG ATCCTGAGGAATTCCTTAACATCCTGTTTCATCACATCCTGAGAGTTGACCCACTTCTCAAACTACG GTCTGCAGGGCAGAAGGTGCAGGACTGTTACTTCTATCAAATCTTTATGGATAAGAAAGATAAAGTGCTGGTGCCAACCAGCCAGCAGCTACTAGAATGGTCCTTCATCAACAGTGACCTCAAATTTGCAGAG GCCCCCTCTTGCCTTATAATCCAGATGCCTCGCTTTGGGAaggaatttaaaatgtttaataagatATTTCCTTCTCTGGAGCTTGACATCACAGATCTGTTAGATGACA ccCCTAGAGAATGTCGGATATGTGGTAGTTTAGCTTTTTATGAGTGCAGAGAGTGCTATGAAGATGGCGACATCACACCGGGAAAGATTAAACAGTTCTGTGAAAAGTGCAATACACAG GTACATATGCACACACGACGTAAGGCTCATCGGTATGTCAAGTTATCTGTACCTAAAGAGCTGCAGGAGTCAGCATGGAGACAGGGTTCTTACCCTCACCAGCAGATGGAGCTATTTGCTGTGCTCTGCATTGAAACAAGCCACTATGTCGCATTCGTCAAATACGGATCTGCAGACTCTGCCTGGCTCTTCTTTGACAGTATGGCTGACCGTGATG GCGGCCAGAATGGGTTTAACATTCCCCAGGTGTCCCCATGCCCAGAAGTAGGGGCCTACTTAAAGATGACCCCTGAGGAGCTTCATGCGCTGGACCCAAAGAACATCCAGGGCTTTGCCCGCAGACTTCTCTGTGATGCTTATATGTGCATGTACCAGAGTACTACTATGAGTCTctataaatag